The DNA sequence TCGAAGGTTACGAAGGAAGCGATGAAGACTTTAAAATTCTGGCGAAAGAAATCAAGACCAAACTGAGTGTTGGCGGTACTTTCAAAGATGCCTCCATCATTATCCAGGGTGATTATCGTGACAAAATAATGGCAATTCTAAAAGAAAAAGGCTTTAAAACCAAAAGAGTCGGGGGATAAATTCCAATACTAATTGTAATTGGGATAATTTCCAAATTCCAACTTATGGAGCTTTATTTCAGGTCACACAACCTGAAACCTAAAACGTGAAACAAAAATAACTCAGAGACTAAGAGCCTCAGAAACTTAAAGAAGAATGATACAAGCATCAGAATTAATATTAAATCCGGACGGAAGCGTTTACCACTTAAATCTTCGCCCAGAACACATAGCCAACGATATAATTTTTGTTGGCGACCAAAACAGAGTTGAAAAAATCACTCAATTTTTTGATTCAATTGAATTTTCAACTCAAAAAAGAGAATTTAAAACGCAAACCGGAATCTACAAAGGAAAAAGAATTTCTGTAATGTCAACCGGAATTGGTCCGGACAATATTGACATTGTTCTGAATGAATTGGATGCTTTAGTAAATATCGATCTTGAAACGCGTCAGCCAAAAGAGAAGCTGACTTCATTAAACATCATCAGAATTGGAACTTCGGGTTCTTTACAAGCTGATATTCCTGTAGACAGTTTTGTAATGTCAAAATTCGGGTTAGGATTGGACAATATGCTTCGCTCCTATTTAATTGATGAAGTTACAAATGTTGCGCTTGAGGATGCTTTTATAGTGCATACGAATTGGGATAACAGAAAAGGAAGACCTTATGTGATTCCTTGTTCGGAAGCATTAGAAAAAGTGATCGAATCAGATCGAATATTCAAAGGAATTACGGCTACTGCAGGTGGTTTTTATGGCCCACAGGGACGTGTTTTACGTTTGAATATCCAAGATGAGGAATTAAACGCTAAAATGGATAATTTTAACTTTAATGACCACCGAATTACCAATTTAGAAATGGAAACGGCTGCTATTTATGGACTTTCGGCTCTTTTAGGACATAATGCTTTGTCTTTAAATGCTATTATTGCCAACCGTGCCTCCGGAACTTTTAGTGAAGATCCGTATAAAGCAGTAGATGAATTGATTACTTACACACTAAACAAACTTTCAAGCACGATCTAAATGCAGTATACAATTCTTAAATTTGAACAATTGCTTGGCGAAAGTGCTGTTTCTTTTCCAACAATTGACATTTCGATTTTAGAGGCAAAAAGAACTGGAAAATGGTCTAAAAAAGAGATTTTAGGCCATTTAATAGATTCTGCGATTCATAATTTGGTACGTTTCACAGAAATAAATTATCTGGAACAACCGTATTATCATCGACCGTATCAACAGCATAATCTCGTTGTTATAAACCAGTATCAGGAGATGGATTTTCCGGAACTGATACAGCTTTGGCTTTCTTTAAATAAGCAAATCATCAGACTATTTAAGAGTGTTAATGAAAAAGCTTTGGAATATAAAATCATATTAGCAGATCAATCTGTTATTGATTTAAGATTTTTAATGACTGATTATGTGGAACATTTAGAGCATCATATCAAACAGATTAAAGACTAAGTCTTTGTTTTAAGATAAAATTATTAAAGTATAATTATGACTTTACGAGTAGCGCGACATACCGACAATCTGGAAAGAATAGAACATTTTTATGTCAATATTCTGGGGTTTGAACGCTTGGGCGGTTTTCAAAATCACAATAATTATGATGGTGTTTTTATCGGAAAAGCAGGTTTGGACTGGCACTTTGAGTTTACACAATCCGAGACAAAAGCCAAACATGTCTTTGATGAAGATGATGTTATTGTGCTTTATCCGGAAACTATTATAGCATATATTGAATTAATAGACAGACTTTTAAATCATAATATAGTAAGCATAACGGCAAGCAATCCTTTTTGGAATGAGAATGGGAAAATGTTTCAGGATCCGGATGGGTATCGTATCGTCATCTCACCATTAAAAGCAGAAATAAACGAAATTGAATAATGGAAAATACGCATAAAAAAATCTTGTTCAGATATTACAGTGATTATCTGGAGGATACTATTGTAGAGACTATGTGGGCTGAAATCATCGACTTGGAGAAAGGACATTTTAAACTGGATAATATTCCTTTTTTTGGACCTTTAATTGCAACGGATGATCTTTTCTATGCAGAGTACGATACAACTGAAGAACGTTTGGTTTACAAAAAAACATTGCAAAGTTCTGGGAATTCAATTGTGCAGGTTGTAATTTTAGACAAAGATTTTGATAAAGAAATTATCAGAGAGAAATTAAAAGCAATTCATTGTTTGTCTGAAGGCTTAAATGACACCTTTTTTGCTGTGGAAATAGTGAAGGATATTGATTATGCTATCGTCAAAAGTTTGTTGAGTGAATACGAAACACTTTCTGTCATAGAATTTGCAGAGCCTTGTCTTTCAGAAAAACACAGAGCCGATTTATTAAAAAACTAGTACAATCAAGCCTGAAGTACTAAAATTAGCATACGCATACCCAATTTAACTTTGAATATAATGAAAACTGTAAAAATAGTAGGTGTTCCGGAACACTTCAATCTGCCTTGGCAATTGTGTATTGAAAATGGGGAGTTTGAAGCAGAAAATATTGATTTGCAATGGAAAAATATCCCGGAAGGGACTGGCAAAATGTGTCAAATGCTTCGGGATGAGGAGGCAGATATTGCCGTTATCCTGACCGAAGGAATTGTAAAAGATATTGCGGCCGGCAATCCTGCTAAAATAGTTCAGATTTATGTGCAATCTCCTTTGATTTGGGGAATTCACGTAGCAGCCAAATCAGATTTTCAGGAGTTAAAAGACCTTAAAAATAAAAAAGCCGCTATTTCCAGATTGGGTTCAGGATCGCAGCTTATGGCTTATGTAAACGCAAATGAGCAAGGCTGGAAAACCGATGATTTGAAATTTGAAATTGTAAATACGATCGATGGTGCTGTAGAAGCTTTAACAAACGGATCAGCGGACTATTTTATGTGGGAACATTTTATGACAAAGCCTCTGGTAGACCAGGGAATTTTCAGAAGAGTTGGTGACTGCCCTACTCCATGGCCTTCTTTTGTAATTACGGTTCGCGATGAGTTTTTGAGAAAGAATTCTAAAACAGTTGAAAAAGTACTGGAAATCATCAATAAAACAACTTACGATTTTAAACAAATCCCCAATATAGACCAGACATTATCGGAACTTTTTAATCAAAAAATCGAGGACATTCAGGATTGGTTGCAACTTACGCAATGGTCCCAAAAACAATTGGATGAAAAAGCCTTCAATAAAATTCAAAATCAATTATTTGATCTCGGAATTATTGAGAAAAAAAGTACTTTTGTAGAAATGGTAAAAGCACTATAAAAAACTGCTTTTGATTCTTATGATAAAATTCCCGAAAATCGACTTTCCGCAGTTAAAATCCAAGCTACAGGTGAAATCACCTTGGGACAGGATTATTATCATGCTGTTGAGTGTGCTGATTACCGTTCCGATTTTTATCATTATGCATCAAAATTTCATCGATTTAAAATGGCCTTTTAATTTAGATCGTGTATTGCTGTTTATAGTTGTTTTTACTGCAATTTTCTTTCTACTGATGCTTTTGCGAACCATAATAATCATTTGCATTGCGCTTTATTTACTGGTTTTATTTTACGGAACTGTCATTGGTAATTATGGTTTTACAGAGATCTCGGAAGATTATAATTCGATGATTTACACGATGTCGGATAATCCTTTTCCGCAGGATATTATCGTGGCAAAATTGCTTCCGTTTCCTAACAAATCTAAAATTATAAATGCCATAGAATATCAGAATCCGAAAGTTCGGAATTTTGCTGTTATGGCCACAACGAAGCATTTTAAAGGCATAAAAGGCTATGCCGACTACAGAACAACGATTCAGTGTTTTGCTGTTTTTAAAGAGATTAACAGCCGATGGAACTATGTAAACGATCCTAAAGAAGGAGATTACATTGCAACGGCGAGTGAATCTTTAGAATATTTTTCGGGTGATTGTGATGATCATTCGATATTGATGGCTGCTGCAATACGTTCGATTGGAGGAACTCCGCGATTGATTCATACCAAGGGACATATTTATCCCGAAATCTTAATTGGTTCATTGATCGATTTGGAAAAAGTCAATTATTTGATCAAAAACGTGCTTTTTGTTAAGGAAAGTTACAAGCAAAAGTTGCATTATCACATCGACGAACGTGGTCAGGTATGGTTGAATTTAGATTATACAGCCAAATATCCCGGTGGCCCTTTTATGTATGAAGAGATTCTTGGGGCTTTAACTTTGAACTAACCCATTTGTAGGAATAATTAGCCGGATTAGTGATTTATTACTTTTTAATATAGAACGATAATTAAACCTAAACTTTTAATAACAAAACTCCAGATATAGCTAACTTTTTTTAAATAATTGATTCTAAGTATTTTGAACTTATTTTTTTTGTAACTTGTTTCCTGTTTAACTTATTAATCAAAAACCATGAGAAAATCTAAATTACTTATCTTAGGAATTACACTATTAGCCGTATTAATGATTTCGTGCAAAGGTCGAAACAAACTGGTTAATTCTTGGAAAATTACTGCCGTTGAAGCTAAAATGCCTCTTTCTGATTCAGCTAAAAATGTAATTTTAACACAAGGGAATCTAACGTTTACTAAAGACGGACATGTAACCGGATATTTGCAAAGTGAAATAACAGATGGGACATATGCTTTGACAAAAGGTGGGAAAAGTTTAGTCATAAAAGACGAAACTGGAACTCCATATCCGTGCGAAAGTACTATAACAGAAGATCAATTGATATTAGACAGTAAGGAAATGAAATTGACGCTTAAAAAAATATAAGTTCAGCTTAATCTGAACACCCAATACAACAACAAAAGAAAAAACTCCTTACTTCAAGGAGTTTTTTTTGCCGTTTACCAGAATGATGTTTAGATTGGTACTGACAAAATAAAATAGCACGCAGATTTAGCGGATCAAGCGGATTTTCGCAGCAGTGTTTCTGTTATTATCTGCTACCCGAGCGATAGCGAACAGGCGAAGCAAATGTGTGTGAAAAAAAATCAGTGCGAATCTTTTTAATCTGTGGCAAAAAAACAATTCGCGAAGATTCGAGTAATTCGTGGCAAAAAAAAATACCCCATCTTGTAATTAATCGATAATCTAAATAAATACCATTTAACTACTAAACCAAATGCAGGATATTGAAACTTTTTACCCAACCAGTAGCCAGGACTGGAGAGCATGGCTGATAGAGAATCATAATGTAAAGCAGTCCATCTGGCTTGTTTGTTATAAAAAACAGGCTAATGTGCCCACCATTACCTGGAGCGATGCTGTTGATGAAGCGCTGTGTTTTGGATGGATTGACAGTACCCGAAAATCGGTAGATTCGGATAAATTCATCCAGTTTTTTACCAGACGCAAACCTTCCAGTAATTGGTCTAAGATCAACAAGGCAAAAATAGAACGCCTCGTTGCAGAAGGGCTTATGACTGAGGCTGGTCTTGAAAGTGTGGAAAGAGCAAAACAGAATGGTTCCTGGACTATTCTGGATCAGGTAGAAGAATTGCATGTTCCCGAAGATTTGTTAGCGGCTTTTGAAGTGAATGCCGGCGCAAAAGAATATTTTACGAGTTTAAGTAAGTCTGTAAAAAAGATGCTGCTGTATTGGGTAGTTTCTGCTAAACGACCGGAAACAAGACAAAATCGAATCAACGAAATTGCCGTATTGGCTGCACAAAACCTGAAACCTAAACAGTTTAGATAATCTTTTTTTTGTAAATGAGAATTCCTTTAGTTTGTTGTGCTTAAGGATGTTATTTTGAAAAAAGAATAAAAAAAAGTCCAAAAATATTTGCGCAGTCAAATAACTGCACTATATTTGCAGTCAAATAACTGCGCAATGGAAATTAGAAGAGATGTATTTCAGGCAATAGCCGACCCGACCCGTAGAGCCATACTAAGTTTGGTTGCTGCACAGGCAATGACTCCAGGAGCGATAGCAGCCAATTTTGATTCCTCAAGACAAACGATTTCAAAACACATTCAAATTCTTAACGAATGTGAGTTGCTGCATCAGACACAAAGTGGAAGAGAAATTCATTATCACTTAAACGCTGAGAAAATTAAGGAAATTGACAACTTCATTGAACCCTTCAGAAAAATGTGGGACGAACGTTTTAATAAATTAGAAGAGATCATGAAAAATTATAAAAAATAAACCTCATGGAAAGAAAAACAAAAATTAATGCGGAAGACGGCAAGCAGGAACTACTTATTACGAGAGAATTCGATTTGCCGCTTGAATTGCTTTTTAAAGCGTATATCGAACCTGAAATTGTAGCGCAATGGATGGGAACAAAAGTGATAAAGCTCGAAAATAGAAAACACGGCAGCTGGCAATTTGAAACGAGTGACCCAAAGGGAAATGTTGTATTTCAGGCCAATGGCGTAATTCAGGAGTTTCTTCCTGACGAGAGGATTACACGTACGTTTGAAATGGAAAACAGCCCCTTTCCTCCTCAGTTAGAGTTTTTAGAATTTGAAAAAATTACGGATTCTACCAGCAGACTTACGATGCAAATTATTTACAAATCGGTGGCGCTGAGAGATCAAATGCTGAAATTGCCTTTTGCCCAAGGGATCAATATGGCGCACAACAGATTACAGGATATTGTTAACCAACTAAACTAAAATAATTATGACTAAGAAAAACAAAATTATCTATTGGGTTGCCACACTTTGGCTTGCTTTGGGAATGACTGCAACAGGAATCGTACAATTGATACAAATGAAAGAAGAAGCAGAAATGATACAACGTCTGGGGTATCCGCTTTATTTCTTAATTCTTTTGGGAGTTTGGAAAATTTTGGGTGTAATTGCAATACTGATCCCTAAATTTCCATTATTGAAAGAATGGGCTTATGCGGGCTTTTTCTTTGCTATGTCGGGAGCGGTTTTTTCTCATTTATACTGTGGTGATAGTGCCAAAGAACTTTTTGGTCCGGTTTTATTGATTGTACTGACAGTCGTATCCTGGTATTTCAGACCGGCAGACCGTAAAGCAATTGTGTAATTAGTTTTTAAAATTCAATTGGTATGAATCCAAACGTTGATTTTTATTTTGATGAAGCTAAAAAATGGCAGGAAGAACAGGAGCAATTAAGAAATATTGCTCTTGATTGCCAGTTGACCGAAGAACTAAAATGGGATTCTCCGTGTTATACGTACAAAGGCAACAATATCGTATTGATACATGCTTTTAAAGAATATTGTGCTTTTCTGTTTTTTAAAGGCGCTCTATTAAAAGACACAGCAAGTATTCTCATTCAACAATCGGAAAATACGCAAGCCACACGCCAGATTCGATTCACAAATACAGCTGACATTACTGCAATAAAGGCGACTCTTAAAGCTTATATTTATGAAGCAATTGAAATAGAAAGAGCCGGTTTGCAAGTTACCTTTAAAAAAACGACAGAATTTGCCGTTGCCGAAGAATTTCAGAAAAAACTGGAAGAACTTCCGGATTTAAAAACAGCTTTTGAAGCCTTAACTCCCGGAAGACAAAGAGGGTATCTGCTTTATTTTTCGCAGCCCAAACAATCCAAAACCAGAGAAGTACGAATAGAAAAAGCGATGCTCCAAATCCTAAAAGGAAAAGGATTAAAAGACATTTAAGATCATAAAAAACAAAACAAAGTAATATGAGTAGTAAAAAGAACCAATTATCTGCTGAGCAACAGGATCAGTTGCTTAGTGTATTAGAAGCTCGCTTTGAGAATAACAGCAAACGCCACGAAGGTCTTGAATGGCATAAAATTCAAGCCAAATTAGAAGCTAATCCGGACAAAATTTGGTCATTGGATGAAATGGAAAGAACTGAAGGGGAACCGGATGTTGTGGGGTATAATAAAGAGACCGATCAATACATTTTTGTGGATTGTTCAGTAGAAAGTCCAAAAGGTCGCAGAAGCTTTTGTTACGACCATGAAGCTTTGGAAAAACGTAAAGAGCACAAACCAAAAGACAGTGCTATTAATAAAGCTGCTGAAATGGGAATTGAAATCCTAACCGAAGAACAATACCGTGATCTGCAAAAACTTGGAAAATTTGACGCCAAAACATCCAGCTGGATTATAACGCCTCCCGATATCAGAAAGCTTGGCGGTGCTCTTTTTTCTGATTTTCGCTACAATACTGTTTTTGTCTACCATAATGGCGCTGATTCTTATTATGCAGCGAGAGGTTTTCGTGGGCGATTATTGGTTTAATGATGAAGTTATTTCACATATAAAAAACCTCCAAAATCAAATGAATTTGGAGGTTTTTATATCAAGTCAAAGACTACTGAGATAGGTTTTTCTTATTTATTACTAAGACTTTCGTTTTATTTGTAGATTGTCTTTGTGTTACACTTCGCCAAAGCTGTAAAATCTTAGTTTACAGCGGGACAATTACAATCGTACTTCTCCTTTCTACAAGCTAAATTCACCCCTAATGTAAGCTGGTGATAAGCGCCATTGTCAAATTTGACACTACCAAAAACGGAAGAATACGTGTAGGCAAACAGGAAGTTTCTATAGTTTATACCGATAATAGGTGTCAAATATTGTAATTTTTGTTTTGAAGTGCCACTTACCGGGTGCTGGGTATCTAAACCGGTACGATAAGACAAACCGGCCCACAGCATTCCTTCACTAAAATTCTTGTACGTTTTCAAATTTACATCAAGTGTCTTTTCTTTTGTCATTTCAGTAAATTGAAACATAACAGAAGGTTCCCATGATAACCAATCTGAATTGCCAAAAATGTAACCGGTACTAAAAAGATATTTCCTTAGGTTGCTTGTTTCATGATTGGAATCCTTATTTTGTTTGGTTTCCAAAATATTTTTTGCAGTCAGATGAACATACATGTCCAGATAATTATAGGAAGTTCCGATATCAAAATTGACATGTGTTTCGCTTTCGACGTTTCCTTTAATAATCGGATCTGTAACACCGGAATCCAGAAAGTGAGTTTCATCTAACTGGCTTTGCGTGATACCGCCACTTATTCCAAAAGAGAGTTGATTCAAATCGATAGCGTCCCTTGAAAACATAATGTGATGTGCATAAGTAAGTTGGATTCCTTTTTGAGAATAGTATCCGTTTTTATCGTTAAAAAGAATAATTCCTCCGGCCGATTTTTCGTCAAATCGGGTATTGTAACTCAAGGTCTGAAATGCAGGAGCGTCTTCGTGACCGAACCATTGGTTGCGAATGGTTAATCTTATTTTATCACAATTAGCTGCTCCTGCCATTGAAGGGTGAATGAGATAGTAATTGTCGGATAAATAATCAGAGTAGATCGGAATTCCTTCTTGCGAAAAGCAATGTGCAGAGATCAGTAGAAGGGTAATATAAGAGACAAATCGTGAATACATCATTCAAGTTTTATTTTAAATTTTATTCACTACTAACACAGTAGTTTTAGAAAATAGGGTTGTAAATAAAGCAGTTATTTTGTTGCAAATACGGTGCTGCTCTTTAGAATATTTATTTAAGAAAGTGTTTTAACGTTTCAGTGAAAAGTGCCCGTATAGCGTTTTTCGTGCCAATGGATCATCCTTGTCAGTGTACGTCATTGTAAACCAATAATCTGTGGCCGTAAGAGGAGTGTTGTTGGAGGTACCGTCCCATCCATTAGAATCTTGTGACAATTGAATTATAAATTTACCATAGCGGTCAAAAATTCTTATTTCGGGATTTTTAAAATTATCAAAGTTTTTGATGTGCCAGGTATCGTTTTGTCCATCATTATTTGGCGTAAAAAACTTTGGATAATCTAATGTTAGCGGATCGGGATCTGAAATGGCCTTATTGCATTTCTCTTCTACTTTGACAATTGGCGCTGTAAGCACGCAACCATTTTGGTCTGTAATCATAACGGTATACTCCCCTATTTGGTCTGCTATATAAGCATCACTATTGGCATTAGTAATAGTTGTATTATTTTTTTTCCATTGATACGATTTAATTTGTGTTGATGATGAATTTGCTACAGCCTTTAAAACGGTTTTATACGGATAACAGAAAAAGAAATTACCTTCTATTTTAACTGTTGGTAGTCCGCTATTTTTAGCAATAGTGAGAGTCTTATTAATTGAAAAGGTACAATTCGAAATAAAAATTTTGGTTATTTTGTAGGTACCAATGGATGCAGACGAAACGAGGATCTGTGGGGTGTTAGTTATTGTTACCCGAGGTTGCGAAATTCCGTTTAGTTTGTATTCAATTATATAAGGTCCCGGTTCAGTGCTTTTTATTTCAATCTGAATGTCAGTGCCTGTTCCCTGACAAGTTGATCTGTCAACCTTAGAAAGTACTATATCCGGAGTAGCTACATTGGAATTGATATCTAGAGATTCATCTAATACGGTATCAAATCCTGCTGCAGTAATTTTTGTTAGTCTATAAATACCGATTGGTGCTGGTGATTTGAAAAGTATATGTGGACTTTTATTTATAGTTGTTGCAGGTTGCGCTACTCCATTTATCTCGTATTCTATTGTAAAGGGGCCTGGCTTGGTACTTTTTATTTCAACTATAACACCCGGTCCGATACCGGCACAAATAGATGCACCATAGGCAACAAGTTTAGCACTCAAATTTGATCCGGTAGTTGTTGGGGGTATAACAAGGCTGTTGTTTAATAAAGCATCACAACCTGAAGCGGAAATCTTTGTCAAATGATACGTACCTTCCGGAGCCGGTGAAGGGATAAGAATGTAAGGACTACTATTTGCTGTTACGGTAGGTTGCGGTACTCCGTTTAATTCATACTCGATTAAAAAAGGACCGGTTTCAGTACTTTTTATTTCAATCTGGACACCGGGGTCTGCTCCAGAAGATGGTGAGGCTGCATATTTAGAAAGTGTAGCATTCAGGACCGGATTGGCTGCTGTTGTAGTAATAGTAAGTTTATCGTCTAATATAGTAGTGCATCCGGCAACAGAGATTTTCGTCAATCGATAAATTCCATTTGAAGCGGGTGCTGTAATAAGAGTATACGGGCTGGTAGTTGCGGTTACAGATGGCTGTGATATTCCGTTTATCTCATATTCGAGGATAAAAGGACCTGGCTCCGTACTTGTTATTTCAATCTGAATCCCGGAGCCTTTTCCAGTACAATAATTCCCTCCATATTTAACTAATTTTGCAGTTGCTACAGCTCCAATATATTTTAATTCTATTGGGCTACATACGACTTCACCAGCGCTAACGGCATCCGCCACAGCAGTAAGTGCATAGCTGCCTTCTTTAACTGATTGTATGGTATACGGATTTTGCGAAGTGGTCACATCCGGAAAACTAATCTCCGGAGATACGGCTGTTTTTTTATAACTGAATGTATAAGGAGCTTTGCCGGAGAAATAGACTTTTAAGGATAATTCTTTTCCACAAGTGGCATTAAAACCTTCCATTCTGGCGGTAGGTGCAAAACAGCTGTTAGCACCAGATCCGCCATATACTTCAGCCAGTCCTTTTTTAGGATCAAAAGCTGGTAGAAAGGTTACTATTGCTTCTATTACAGCTGACATTTGATACCTAAAAGAAATAGGATTTCCTCCATTAATTCGATCAAAAACAGGCTTAATAGTATTTATAAAGTTTTGTTCCTGTACGCCAAAAGAAGCGTAAAAAGGCATTATTTTTTTTATGTATTCCTCTACTTCGTTCCACGCAAATAAAGCGTCGTAATAGCCTCTGAAACTATGTGCTGTTTTATTGGTGATGCCAAAAACAGCGGCATCTGTCCAATTGATGTCAGCAACTTTGTTGTCCAGTACTTTTGTTAATCGGTTGGTTTGTTCCGCATAAAGCCGATTGGTTGCAGCAGGTGTAGATGGAGAAATTCGATCCATTAGGTTTGTTGCGCTGATAGCAGCTGAACGGTCTTTGTCAAAAAGATCTTCAAATGAGGAATGATTCATGCCCTGATTATAAGCCATGCCAATTATTTTGACAGCGGCATAAGGATCGTTTGATTTTTTAAAAAAGTCAATCGGATTCCAACATTTAACATATTGCCAATACGCTACATTTCGATAATCATGATAGGCTTTCACAATCGATTGAAATTCAAAACTCGAACTTGTATTTGGGGTACCTATAAAACTTTTTTTATCAATTTGTGGAATAAAACAGGGATAGCTTGTATTTAACTCTGTCCAGCTCCCTCCCATTTCTTGTTGAAAATACCCTACAGCTACAGCACCACTGGCATCATAACAATACAAAGGAGCATTGATGTCATTATGGGGGTATGTCTTTGTAACCCAATTTGGGGCAATAAGCTGACTTCCTTCACAGCTTGCTTGTGATTCCTGAATAGCAGTAGCAAAGTATGCATTGATACTCATTGCATCAAATCCCATTAGGTTTGTAAATAAAGAATGGGACACCGCCATCGCAATAGCCCAACCTTTCCGATTCTCGGGAATATAAACCTGTATTGGAGCATTCCAGGCAAAAACTGATCCTTCACCTATTCGTATTTCCTGAGCAGCCGGGCCAACTGGTTTTACCGTACAGGCAGCACTAAAATTCCTTTCACATTTAAAGTTCTCATGTGCAGGAGGTGTGTAACAACTTATTCCTGTAATGGGATTGCCGTTTAAAATGCCTTCGTCAGGTGGAAACATCCCTAATTCATAATCCATTGTGACACTGTATGTAGTTGTGCCAGCGGGAAGAGCATTTCCGAAGGTCGTTTTTTTTAATTCAACTACACCATTA is a window from the Flavobacterium cupriresistens genome containing:
- a CDS encoding nucleoside phosphorylase → MIQASELILNPDGSVYHLNLRPEHIANDIIFVGDQNRVEKITQFFDSIEFSTQKREFKTQTGIYKGKRISVMSTGIGPDNIDIVLNELDALVNIDLETRQPKEKLTSLNIIRIGTSGSLQADIPVDSFVMSKFGLGLDNMLRSYLIDEVTNVALEDAFIVHTNWDNRKGRPYVIPCSEALEKVIESDRIFKGITATAGGFYGPQGRVLRLNIQDEELNAKMDNFNFNDHRITNLEMETAAIYGLSALLGHNALSLNAIIANRASGTFSEDPYKAVDELITYTLNKLSSTI
- a CDS encoding DoxX family protein — its product is MTKKNKIIYWVATLWLALGMTATGIVQLIQMKEEAEMIQRLGYPLYFLILLGVWKILGVIAILIPKFPLLKEWAYAGFFFAMSGAVFSHLYCGDSAKELFGPVLLIVLTVVSWYFRPADRKAIV
- a CDS encoding DUF4256 domain-containing protein, whose translation is MSSKKNQLSAEQQDQLLSVLEARFENNSKRHEGLEWHKIQAKLEANPDKIWSLDEMERTEGEPDVVGYNKETDQYIFVDCSVESPKGRRSFCYDHEALEKRKEHKPKDSAINKAAEMGIEILTEEQYRDLQKLGKFDAKTSSWIITPPDIRKLGGALFSDFRYNTVFVYHNGADSYYAARGFRGRLLV
- a CDS encoding DUF4265 domain-containing protein codes for the protein MENTHKKILFRYYSDYLEDTIVETMWAEIIDLEKGHFKLDNIPFFGPLIATDDLFYAEYDTTEERLVYKKTLQSSGNSIVQVVILDKDFDKEIIREKLKAIHCLSEGLNDTFFAVEIVKDIDYAIVKSLLSEYETLSVIEFAEPCLSEKHRADLLKN
- a CDS encoding ArsR/SmtB family transcription factor, encoding MEIRRDVFQAIADPTRRAILSLVAAQAMTPGAIAANFDSSRQTISKHIQILNECELLHQTQSGREIHYHLNAEKIKEIDNFIEPFRKMWDERFNKLEEIMKNYKK
- a CDS encoding SRPBCC family protein; translated protein: MERKTKINAEDGKQELLITREFDLPLELLFKAYIEPEIVAQWMGTKVIKLENRKHGSWQFETSDPKGNVVFQANGVIQEFLPDERITRTFEMENSPFPPQLEFLEFEKITDSTSRLTMQIIYKSVALRDQMLKLPFAQGINMAHNRLQDIVNQLN
- a CDS encoding YdeI/OmpD-associated family protein, whose product is MQDIETFYPTSSQDWRAWLIENHNVKQSIWLVCYKKQANVPTITWSDAVDEALCFGWIDSTRKSVDSDKFIQFFTRRKPSSNWSKINKAKIERLVAEGLMTEAGLESVERAKQNGSWTILDQVEELHVPEDLLAAFEVNAGAKEYFTSLSKSVKKMLLYWVVSAKRPETRQNRINEIAVLAAQNLKPKQFR
- a CDS encoding PorP/SprF family type IX secretion system membrane protein, with the protein product MYSRFVSYITLLLISAHCFSQEGIPIYSDYLSDNYYLIHPSMAGAANCDKIRLTIRNQWFGHEDAPAFQTLSYNTRFDEKSAGGIILFNDKNGYYSQKGIQLTYAHHIMFSRDAIDLNQLSFGISGGITQSQLDETHFLDSGVTDPIIKGNVESETHVNFDIGTSYNYLDMYVHLTAKNILETKQNKDSNHETSNLRKYLFSTGYIFGNSDWLSWEPSVMFQFTEMTKEKTLDVNLKTYKNFSEGMLWAGLSYRTGLDTQHPVSGTSKQKLQYLTPIIGINYRNFLFAYTYSSVFGSVKFDNGAYHQLTLGVNLACRKEKYDCNCPAVN
- a CDS encoding substrate-binding domain-containing protein → MKTVKIVGVPEHFNLPWQLCIENGEFEAENIDLQWKNIPEGTGKMCQMLRDEEADIAVILTEGIVKDIAAGNPAKIVQIYVQSPLIWGIHVAAKSDFQELKDLKNKKAAISRLGSGSQLMAYVNANEQGWKTDDLKFEIVNTIDGAVEALTNGSADYFMWEHFMTKPLVDQGIFRRVGDCPTPWPSFVITVRDEFLRKNSKTVEKVLEIINKTTYDFKQIPNIDQTLSELFNQKIEDIQDWLQLTQWSQKQLDEKAFNKIQNQLFDLGIIEKKSTFVEMVKAL
- a CDS encoding translation initiation factor; translation: MDLQDQLKNLFPDHIESNEPEEVQEEDHVLYIQKEPMICKFEKRKGKATTIIEGYEGSDEDFKILAKEIKTKLSVGGTFKDASIIIQGDYRDKIMAILKEKGFKTKRVGG
- a CDS encoding YdeI/OmpD-associated family protein, coding for MNPNVDFYFDEAKKWQEEQEQLRNIALDCQLTEELKWDSPCYTYKGNNIVLIHAFKEYCAFLFFKGALLKDTASILIQQSENTQATRQIRFTNTADITAIKATLKAYIYEAIEIERAGLQVTFKKTTEFAVAEEFQKKLEELPDLKTAFEALTPGRQRGYLLYFSQPKQSKTREVRIEKAMLQILKGKGLKDI
- a CDS encoding DinB family protein, which translates into the protein MQYTILKFEQLLGESAVSFPTIDISILEAKRTGKWSKKEILGHLIDSAIHNLVRFTEINYLEQPYYHRPYQQHNLVVINQYQEMDFPELIQLWLSLNKQIIRLFKSVNEKALEYKIILADQSVIDLRFLMTDYVEHLEHHIKQIKD
- a CDS encoding VOC family protein, whose amino-acid sequence is MTLRVARHTDNLERIEHFYVNILGFERLGGFQNHNNYDGVFIGKAGLDWHFEFTQSETKAKHVFDEDDVIVLYPETIIAYIELIDRLLNHNIVSITASNPFWNENGKMFQDPDGYRIVISPLKAEINEIE